The nucleotide sequence AAAAGGATTTCCCAATTCGCTCCTAACGTGGGAGCATAACGGGAGAGCCGCAGTTTTTACCATCTCTGGAATATATTATTAGCGAACATGAGTTCTTCTTCAGAACAGCCGAATATTCTAATCGTCGAGGACGAGTGGCTTCTATCTTTCAACCTTCAAAAGACTCTTCAAAATTTAGGTTATAAGGTTGCGGGAGTTGCCGCAAACGGTCTGGACGCACAATCTATTTTTAAGGAAACCGATCCTGATTTGGTCCTTATGGATATCTCTATCGAAGGGGATATGGACGGGATCCAAACAGCACAACATATCCAAAGGATCAAAGACGTTCCGATCGTTTTTATGACTGCGTATACCGACGACTCCACGTTCATGAGGGCGATGGACGCGGCTTCTACCTATGCTTATATCACTAAACCGTTCCAAAATCATCAACTTAAGTCTTCGATTGAGATCGCACTTCGCCAACAAAAACGTTTGGGTATAGTCAAGGAAAGCGGTAAAGAATTTAAGAATGTGATCCAAAGTATTTCGGAAGGTGCAGTTTCTTTGGATGGAGATGGGAATATCATTTTTCTAAATCATTCCGCAGAGGAACTGACAGGTTGGACTTTGGAAGAGGCGCTTGGAAAACCGGGAGATGTGGTACTTTCTTTTATCCAAACCCAGATCGGTTCCGGAGAACATCCTGATAATCTCGGCCATAATCTCAGATATATTCCGGCAGTACTCGTAAGAAAGGACGATCGAAAGATCCGAGTGGGATTCAGAGTTTCTCCTATTCGGGACGAGGCAAATCGGATTGTAGGAAGTATCGTAACCTTCTCCGAATTGGACCTTTTGTCCGTATCCGAAAAAAGGATCTCGGAAATGGAGAAGGTGATCCAATCCGAAAAAAGATTGGAGTCCATCCAGAAATTGGCCGCAGGTATCGCCCATGAGATCAATAATCCACTTATGGGTGTGATCAATTACGGAAATATTATTCGGAACAAAAAGGATCTTCCTGCGGATATTCGAAATTATGCGAGAGTGATCATAGAACAAGGAGAAAGGATCTCCGGTATAATCCGAAATCTGATCTTATTCTCCCGTTCGGACAATGAAGAACCTAGTTGGTGTAAGCTGGACGATATTTTAGTCGGGGTGGAAGGGATTATCTCCGAATTATTAAAGTCTAAAAATCTGGAAATTTCCAAAAATATTTCCGACGATCTGCCGGATGTTTTCTTAAAACAGAATCAAATTAAAGAAGTATTATATTACCTTTTGTATTTTTATGCGGATGGGGTCGGTTCGGATCTAAAAGGAAGCACAATCTATTTTAATGCCGTGTTAGAAGATAATAAAACAGATCCGGGAAAGGACTTGGTCTTAAGACTTTCCGGGACCTTGAACGGAGAACTAGATCCTGAAAATGCCTTCCAACCTTTTGAGCGGATTCAATCCGATGACTCTAGGATAGGGATGGGGCTTTCCGTTTGTTATGGGATCATACAATCCAATCAAGGGAAACTGGATGTTCAAAAATCCAGCTCCGGCACTGATTTCCATATCCGCCTTCCTGTGCAGATAAAATAGGGGCTGTGCTTTAAGCTCACTCCGAGCCTGGGATTTCTTGCCGAAAATCGATGGAAATTTTGGGCTTCGCTCCAAAACTAGTCATCAGATCGATAAAACCAATAGGTATAACTGGAATGTTAGATAAAATCAAGAGCGCATTAGGTGCGGAAGCGGATTCTCTCTTAAATCATGTCTCTAAAACCATCCCCAAGGAAACCCTGACCATCCCTGGTCCGAATTACATTGACGAAATTTTTGCTAAGACCGACAGAAACAACTCTGTTCTTAAAAATTTCCAATCCATCTACAATACAGGGCGTCTTGCCGGAACGGGATATCTTTCCATCCTTCCTGTGGACCAAGGAATCGAGCATAGTGCTGGGGCATCTTTCGCTAAAAACCCTGCATATTTCGATCCGGAAAACATCGTAAAACTTGCAATCGAAGGTGGATGTAACGCAGTCGCTTCCACTCTTGGAGTTTTAGGATTGGTTTCCCGAAAATACGCGCACAAAATCCCTTTTGTAGTTAAGATCAATCATAACGAACTTCTAAGTTATCCGAACAAATTCGACCAGATCCTCTTTGCAAATGTGGAGCAGGCATTTGATATGGGAGCTGCTGCCGTAGGAGCTACTATCTATTACGGTTCCGACGAAAGTTCTAGACAGATCCAAGAGATCTCGGAAGCCTTTCATAGAGCTCATGAACTTGGACTTGTTACCATTCTTTGGGCTTATCTCAGAAACGATTCTTTCAAAAACGATAAGGCTGATTATCATATCGCAACCGACCTTACCGGACAAGCAAACCACTTGGCTGCAACCATCGAAGCGGATATCGTAAAACAAAAATTACCTGAGACCAACTTGGGTGGATTTAGAGATCTGAAATTCGGCAAAAAAGACGATAAGATGTACACCGATCTTTCTTCCGAGCATCCGATCGATATGGCTAGATACCAAGTAGCCAACTGTTATATGGGTAAGATCGGTCTGATCAACTCCGGCGGACCTTCCGGTTCCAACGATTTAGGCGACG is from Leptospira sp. WS58.C1 and encodes:
- a CDS encoding response regulator; translation: MSSSSEQPNILIVEDEWLLSFNLQKTLQNLGYKVAGVAANGLDAQSIFKETDPDLVLMDISIEGDMDGIQTAQHIQRIKDVPIVFMTAYTDDSTFMRAMDAASTYAYITKPFQNHQLKSSIEIALRQQKRLGIVKESGKEFKNVIQSISEGAVSLDGDGNIIFLNHSAEELTGWTLEEALGKPGDVVLSFIQTQIGSGEHPDNLGHNLRYIPAVLVRKDDRKIRVGFRVSPIRDEANRIVGSIVTFSELDLLSVSEKRISEMEKVIQSEKRLESIQKLAAGIAHEINNPLMGVINYGNIIRNKKDLPADIRNYARVIIEQGERISGIIRNLILFSRSDNEEPSWCKLDDILVGVEGIISELLKSKNLEISKNISDDLPDVFLKQNQIKEVLYYLLYFYADGVGSDLKGSTIYFNAVLEDNKTDPGKDLVLRLSGTLNGELDPENAFQPFERIQSDDSRIGMGLSVCYGIIQSNQGKLDVQKSSSGTDFHIRLPVQIK
- a CDS encoding class I fructose-bisphosphate aldolase, which codes for MLDKIKSALGAEADSLLNHVSKTIPKETLTIPGPNYIDEIFAKTDRNNSVLKNFQSIYNTGRLAGTGYLSILPVDQGIEHSAGASFAKNPAYFDPENIVKLAIEGGCNAVASTLGVLGLVSRKYAHKIPFVVKINHNELLSYPNKFDQILFANVEQAFDMGAAAVGATIYYGSDESSRQIQEISEAFHRAHELGLVTILWAYLRNDSFKNDKADYHIATDLTGQANHLAATIEADIVKQKLPETNLGGFRDLKFGKKDDKMYTDLSSEHPIDMARYQVANCYMGKIGLINSGGPSGSNDLGDAVKAAVINKRAGGMGLISGRKAFQKPMKDGVALLNAIQDVYLSKDVTIA